In Sphingobacterium zeae, one genomic interval encodes:
- a CDS encoding transglycosylase domain-containing protein, with translation MSNRFITTFKSRKWRWLYISLAAILVLAFAVGAYAYQKRDAMLMGVINKAKAKLLEKYDLDLKIQYYAFRGINAVQFKNIQLLPKNRDQLAQINDLTVSVKLWPLLFGDVKLGQVILDHGTVSLIKKDSISNYDFLFKKQKKDTIENDNPKQNLAALADRLLKNVFFKIPNDLDLKSLELSYRDDSTSQRVVIPSAVIDGGDMETKFLLNDHEAAWNLTGTIDSDNQECDLRLFSDKKGVNLPLLRRKFGLAVSFDEISFRLDKAHRRNKELLELHGQWGFKNLKVNHWRISSKDVIFPEAQMQGALNIGASSLEVSKESTIKVKDFVFSPYVKYVHKPKKELFLAIHTDKIEAQHFFDAMPVGLFPGLEGIQVEGHIQYDLNFALEFRKPENLLFSSKMDDKDLKVVKWGEANIAMLNTPFTYTAYEDGKPMREIVVGPQNRNFTPLDQISRYMQISLINTEDPFFFKHKGFEEKAFKLSIVTNIKEKGFKRGASTISMQLVKNVFLNRNKTVVRKLEEILLVWLMERSQQVSKKRMYEVYLNVIEWGNNVYGITEAARYYFGKTPAQLGLGESIFLSSIVPRPKKGLNFFDWTGHLKGNMLRYFNTYGHIMTKTGQISVDSTTSNYGFYEVVLQPHLRAARPAVVDSLDIFDMGEDPLLFDRLDGSSHGDDLENVSVPKKLNKMDLTEKKDEESGEQDKPKRSLFDKILGRKKGEKDKDAQK, from the coding sequence ATGTCCAATCGATTTATAACAACTTTTAAGTCCCGCAAATGGCGATGGCTTTATATCTCTTTAGCTGCTATTTTGGTTTTGGCGTTTGCAGTAGGCGCATATGCTTATCAAAAAAGAGATGCGATGCTCATGGGGGTAATCAATAAAGCAAAAGCGAAGTTGCTTGAAAAATATGATTTGGATTTGAAGATCCAATATTATGCTTTCCGTGGAATTAATGCTGTACAGTTTAAGAATATCCAACTATTGCCTAAAAATAGAGACCAATTGGCTCAAATTAATGATCTGACAGTATCTGTAAAATTATGGCCCTTATTATTCGGGGATGTGAAGTTGGGACAGGTTATTTTAGATCACGGTACCGTTTCTCTTATAAAAAAGGATTCAATTAGTAACTACGATTTTCTGTTTAAAAAGCAGAAGAAAGACACAATAGAAAATGATAATCCGAAACAGAATCTGGCAGCTTTGGCAGATCGATTGTTGAAAAATGTGTTTTTTAAGATTCCCAATGATCTCGATCTGAAGAGCCTTGAGCTTTCTTATCGTGATGACAGCACTTCACAACGTGTTGTTATTCCTTCTGCTGTGATCGACGGCGGTGATATGGAAACTAAATTTTTGCTAAACGATCATGAGGCAGCCTGGAATCTGACGGGAACAATTGATTCGGATAATCAAGAATGTGATCTCCGTCTTTTTTCGGATAAAAAGGGCGTAAATCTTCCCCTATTGCGACGCAAATTTGGTCTCGCTGTAAGTTTTGATGAAATATCCTTCCGATTGGACAAGGCACACAGAAGAAATAAAGAATTGCTGGAACTGCATGGGCAATGGGGATTTAAAAACTTAAAAGTAAATCACTGGCGTATTTCTAGTAAAGATGTGATCTTTCCTGAGGCCCAAATGCAAGGGGCCCTGAATATCGGAGCGTCCTCTCTCGAAGTAAGCAAAGAAAGCACGATAAAGGTCAAAGACTTTGTGTTTTCTCCCTACGTCAAATATGTTCATAAACCCAAGAAAGAGCTTTTTTTGGCTATTCACACGGATAAAATAGAGGCGCAACACTTTTTTGATGCTATGCCAGTTGGATTATTTCCAGGTCTAGAAGGTATTCAGGTGGAGGGGCATATTCAATACGACCTCAATTTTGCTCTTGAATTTAGGAAGCCTGAAAATCTCCTTTTTTCTTCTAAAATGGACGATAAGGATTTAAAGGTAGTGAAATGGGGAGAGGCTAATATTGCAATGTTAAACACACCTTTCACGTATACCGCTTATGAAGATGGCAAGCCGATGCGGGAGATCGTTGTAGGCCCTCAGAACCGCAATTTTACACCTCTCGATCAAATCTCCCGGTATATGCAAATTAGCTTGATCAATACCGAGGATCCATTTTTCTTTAAGCACAAGGGATTCGAGGAAAAGGCTTTTAAATTGTCCATTGTTACAAACATCAAGGAAAAAGGATTTAAGCGCGGAGCCAGTACGATATCGATGCAGCTGGTGAAAAATGTTTTTCTAAATCGCAATAAGACGGTTGTGCGGAAGCTGGAGGAGATTCTGTTGGTATGGCTGATGGAGCGTTCCCAGCAAGTGAGCAAAAAGCGCATGTACGAGGTTTATCTCAATGTCATCGAATGGGGAAATAATGTCTATGGCATAACCGAAGCTGCACGCTATTATTTTGGAAAAACTCCGGCACAACTAGGCCTTGGAGAGAGTATATTTTTGTCAAGTATTGTTCCCCGACCCAAAAAAGGGTTGAACTTTTTTGACTGGACAGGTCACTTAAAAGGAAATATGTTGCGGTATTTTAATACCTACGGTCATATTATGACGAAAACCGGACAGATTAGCGTGGATTCAACAACCTCAAATTATGGGTTTTATGAGGTTGTTCTGCAACCACACCTGCGTGCAGCAAGGCCGGCTGTGGTGGATTCTCTCGATATATTCGATATGGGAGAAGATCCGTTGCTGTTCGATCGTCTTGATGGTAGCTCTCATGGCGACGATCTCGAAAATGTATCTGTTCCAAAGAAATTAAACAAAATGGATCTCACGGAAAAGAAGGACGAGGAAAGCGGTGAGCAGGATAAGCCAAAGCGATCGTTATTTGACAAGATATTGGGGCGTAAAAAAGGGGAAAAAGATAAAGATGCACAAAAGTAG
- the hpt gene encoding hypoxanthine phosphoribosyltransferase, with the protein MRNIEIDGLLFEPLIEEEQIQKRVRLMGIDISLRYEHKQPVFIGVLNGCFMFMADLLKQIEVPCEMSFIKLASYIGTGQSELNELLGLGINLEGRDVIIVEDIVDSGHSLKHTLDAVKKLNPASVIACALLVKPDALQYHFEELNYVGFEISKEFVVGYGMDFNGLGRNLPDIYKNIPG; encoded by the coding sequence ATGAGAAACATAGAAATTGACGGATTGTTATTTGAGCCTCTCATTGAAGAGGAGCAGATTCAGAAGCGCGTTCGCCTGATGGGAATTGATATAAGTCTGCGCTATGAGCATAAACAGCCTGTTTTTATAGGCGTATTGAATGGATGTTTTATGTTTATGGCAGACTTGCTCAAGCAAATTGAAGTTCCTTGTGAGATGTCATTTATTAAGTTAGCATCATACATCGGAACGGGCCAATCTGAGTTAAACGAGCTTTTAGGGCTTGGTATTAATCTAGAAGGTCGTGATGTGATTATCGTGGAAGATATTGTTGATTCTGGGCATTCACTCAAACATACGCTGGATGCAGTGAAAAAATTAAATCCTGCGAGTGTCATTGCCTGTGCGCTTTTAGTCAAACCTGACGCGCTGCAGTATCATTTTGAGGAATTGAATTATGTTGGGTTTGAAATAAGTAAAGAATTTGTGGTCGGATATGGCATGGACTTTAACGGACTAGGCCGGAATTTGCCCGATATCTATAAAAACATACCGGGTTAG
- a CDS encoding DNA-3-methyladenine glycosylase I, protein MHKETTRCQWCGSDEQYVAYHDNEWGRQVKDDKTLFEFLVLESAQAGLSWITILRRRKAYQEAFANFDVDQVANYSNENVEQLLAGSGIIKHRNKIESTITNAKLFKKVQAEHGSFYNYLYSFLPEQQSIINHWSNLQQVPATTDISDKIAKDMKKKGFKFFGSTICYAYMQAVGMVNDHVETCSFKYPADAVS, encoded by the coding sequence ATGCACAAAGAAACCACACGCTGCCAATGGTGCGGATCTGACGAACAATATGTTGCCTATCACGATAACGAATGGGGCCGACAAGTCAAAGATGATAAAACCTTATTTGAGTTTTTAGTATTAGAATCAGCACAAGCGGGATTAAGCTGGATCACTATCTTACGTCGAAGAAAAGCATACCAGGAAGCTTTTGCTAATTTTGATGTTGATCAGGTAGCAAACTACAGTAATGAAAATGTAGAACAGTTACTCGCCGGCTCTGGGATTATAAAACATCGCAATAAAATTGAGTCAACCATCACAAATGCGAAGCTTTTCAAAAAAGTGCAGGCCGAACATGGTAGCTTTTACAACTATTTATACAGCTTCTTACCCGAACAGCAGTCCATCATAAACCATTGGTCAAATTTACAACAAGTACCGGCCACGACCGATATTTCTGATAAAATCGCCAAGGATATGAAGAAAAAAGGTTTTAAGTTTTTTGGATCCACCATCTGCTATGCCTATATGCAAGCCGTTGGAATGGTAAATGACCATGTTGAAACTTGCTCTTTTAAATATCCTGCAGATGCAGTATCATAG
- a CDS encoding DUF4271 domain-containing protein, which produces MSAAIFKHHILFVLFLLFAITKLNAQGRTYRNVVQDGSTIGIDSIHIVKDSLLTPNEEVLASLNPALQTQYRIVTVEREGLMVHNIYSFDVRQYFQGEWRTSRLDRQYGTLKVHRENWILFTVLALIFGVGMIRIFFPSDIKLVFQGYWDDRVLLSVSKEDTILTSWPFIFLFILFSGALGLFVSLFYAYELDRFDFITFSNYMKTVAMVGGLFALKIGFIRFLSFVFEIRKLVKEYVTVLYLIYFNTLFLMLPVLLILSLIPSTSVGVVLHLAIVGAALLFCYRFLKTAAHIMSMYKFSISYLILYLCCLEIAPILILLRLLS; this is translated from the coding sequence ATGAGCGCAGCTATCTTCAAACATCATATTCTATTTGTACTATTTCTTTTATTCGCAATAACGAAATTGAATGCGCAGGGGCGTACTTATCGAAACGTTGTTCAGGACGGTAGTACCATTGGGATTGATAGTATACATATTGTAAAGGATTCGCTTTTAACACCTAACGAGGAAGTTTTGGCATCCTTGAATCCAGCGTTACAGACTCAATATCGAATTGTAACAGTGGAAAGGGAAGGGCTAATGGTTCATAATATTTATAGCTTCGATGTGCGGCAATATTTTCAAGGAGAATGGCGAACTAGCAGGTTAGACAGACAATATGGGACACTTAAAGTGCACCGGGAAAATTGGATTCTTTTCACGGTTCTTGCATTAATTTTTGGTGTTGGGATGATTCGGATATTTTTCCCTTCTGATATCAAACTGGTTTTTCAGGGGTATTGGGATGATCGGGTGTTGCTATCGGTAAGCAAAGAGGATACAATCTTAACATCATGGCCTTTTATTTTTCTATTTATATTATTTTCAGGCGCATTGGGGTTATTTGTGAGTCTATTCTATGCATATGAGTTAGATAGATTTGATTTTATCACGTTCTCTAATTATATGAAGACCGTGGCGATGGTTGGCGGCTTATTTGCGTTAAAAATCGGATTTATTCGATTTCTATCCTTTGTGTTTGAAATTAGGAAGTTGGTAAAGGAATATGTGACAGTGCTGTATCTGATTTATTTCAATACACTTTTTTTAATGCTTCCTGTACTATTAATATTGAGTCTTATACCCTCAACATCGGTAGGCGTTGTACTGCACTTGGCCATTGTTGGAGCGGCATTACTTTTTTGCTACCGATTTCTTAAGACAGCGGCTCATATTATGTCGATGTATAAATTTTCAATTTCCTATTTAATTTTGTACCTTTGTTGCCTAGAAATAGCACCAATATTAATACTATTAAGATTATTGAGCTAA
- a CDS encoding uroporphyrinogen-III synthase, whose translation MQTSDVERAKKVKSVLVTLPKPENDKSPYYDLAKKYGLKLDFRGFIHVEGVPAKDVRRDKVNLADYSAVIFTSRNAVDHYFRVCEEMRFEVSAEMKYFCISETIALYLQKYIQYRKRKIFFGKQTAKDLEDVLKKHKSENFLFPCSDVANEETRNWLQQNGYKFTPAVLFRTVVSDLSDLKDVFYDVIVFFSPSSVQSLYDNFPDFKQNNTRIAAFGASTQQALLDHGLILDIPAPTPKAPSMTMAVEEYIKKVNK comes from the coding sequence ATGCAAACTTCAGACGTAGAAAGAGCAAAGAAGGTAAAAAGTGTACTGGTAACTTTACCGAAACCTGAAAACGATAAGTCCCCTTATTATGATTTAGCAAAGAAATACGGGTTAAAATTAGATTTTCGAGGTTTTATACACGTAGAGGGCGTTCCTGCCAAAGATGTGCGTAGGGATAAAGTGAATTTGGCAGATTATTCTGCCGTAATATTTACAAGTAGAAATGCTGTAGATCATTATTTTAGAGTTTGCGAAGAGATGCGATTTGAAGTGTCTGCGGAAATGAAGTATTTCTGCATTTCGGAGACCATTGCGCTTTATCTTCAAAAGTATATTCAATATCGGAAACGAAAGATTTTCTTTGGTAAACAGACGGCGAAAGACCTTGAAGACGTGTTAAAAAAACACAAAAGTGAGAATTTCTTATTTCCATGTTCGGATGTAGCCAATGAGGAGACAAGGAACTGGTTACAGCAAAACGGCTATAAGTTTACACCAGCTGTGCTTTTTAGAACTGTTGTAAGTGATTTAAGTGACCTAAAGGATGTTTTTTACGATGTCATCGTATTCTTTAGTCCTTCCAGTGTACAGTCTTTATATGATAACTTCCCAGATTTTAAACAGAATAATACAAGGATTGCAGCATTCGGCGCTTCTACTCAACAGGCACTTTTGGATCATGGATTGATTTTAGATATTCCTGCTCCAACGCCAAAGGCTCCTAGTATGACTATGGCTGTTGAAGAATACATCAAAAAGGTAAATAAATAG
- a CDS encoding cupin-like domain-containing protein — translation MKLKQVDKISGIRSEDFLKNYLKPGFPVIISDFISSESPAWKKWSYDYFKEIAGDIKIDVYGKEEESMDRAASAPVGQMTFAEYLDLITKEPTELRLFLFNLLKIRPELKHDVIYNDVTGGKVLQWLPFMFFGGEGSSTRNHFDIDMSHVFISQFQGLKRIWLFPNDQSDLMYKLPYNFHSIANPKYSNVEEYPGIKYLDGYEAVIHPGETLYMPAGWWHYIQYETEGYSISVRALANSISEKLKGARNLFITRHFDNTMRKIFKGHWFNYKINTAKRRAHNAIKRKAR, via the coding sequence GTGAAGTTAAAGCAAGTTGATAAAATTTCGGGCATTCGATCAGAGGACTTCCTAAAAAATTATCTGAAACCAGGGTTTCCTGTCATTATATCAGATTTTATAAGTTCAGAAAGTCCAGCGTGGAAGAAATGGAGTTATGATTACTTTAAAGAAATTGCAGGAGATATAAAAATAGATGTCTACGGAAAAGAAGAGGAATCGATGGACCGTGCTGCCAGCGCTCCTGTTGGCCAGATGACATTTGCTGAATATTTGGATCTGATTACAAAAGAGCCTACCGAGTTACGGTTGTTTTTGTTCAATCTGCTTAAAATTCGTCCCGAACTGAAACATGACGTTATTTATAACGATGTCACAGGTGGCAAGGTATTGCAATGGTTGCCCTTTATGTTTTTTGGTGGTGAAGGTTCGAGTACCCGTAATCATTTCGATATTGATATGTCACATGTGTTTATCTCTCAATTTCAGGGATTAAAGCGTATTTGGCTTTTCCCAAATGATCAATCTGATTTGATGTACAAATTGCCATACAATTTTCATAGTATTGCCAATCCCAAATACAGTAATGTAGAGGAATATCCTGGAATTAAGTATTTAGATGGCTACGAGGCAGTTATTCACCCTGGAGAGACTTTATATATGCCCGCGGGATGGTGGCATTATATTCAATATGAAACGGAAGGGTATTCTATTTCTGTTAGGGCTTTAGCAAATTCAATCAGCGAGAAATTGAAGGGCGCACGCAATTTGTTTATCACAAGACATTTTGATAATACGATGCGAAAGATCTTCAAGGGGCATTGGTTCAACTATAAAATCAATACAGCGAAACGTCGCGCCCATAACGCAATAAAAAGAAAAGCGCGTTAA
- a CDS encoding PD-(D/E)XK nuclease family protein, protein MQTAFLKLVATDIQKRFGNDLSEIAIVFNNKRPITYLKKHLSEVYGQAIWSPQFFTIQEFFRRSTDDTEASPLTQFFHLFNIHNELLVIEGKQPETLEEFYPIAEIILSDFGQLDYDLVPIEQIYLELYDNTKIDIAFQHLTQEQQEFIRQFWQSFSIAGHSGVQERFLQLWKRLPVLYSRFKEKLKAEGQTNYPTIYRDLAEGKATYQQFASSYQHILFVGFNALNKVEAKLFRQWQEEGRALFYFDADAYYLEDTMQEAGLFIRRNIFQTGLVNALGDSPNIIGNRTSTVNLYASTGKISQTKLLHDILEQHKNMEQTSAILLADENLLVPLLQSLPDVKPNITTGYPLTQSPIYGLLDLWMEVHLEISQFKRRKLSYQIIETFINHPLSMVSLADKLQIQKEIADKQLFEITLEELHFKSSLPQFFVPIENSAHLVPALILLVDDLLHSISSQDRIRQIDNNLLIETKKTLNQLLLGFETVAPLSISFQIGLIKKAIAPINSAIEGDPLEGIQIMGLLESRCLNFDNIYILGANEGILPKTSNSPTFIPNSLRSAYGLPILENQNALSAYLFYRHFQYSEGIHIFYNGLVDESSTGEESRFIKQLEFESKFQFDRKVQQQPIQFADKAQEIVIQKRGEIWKKMYEDFIVNQKKISATALTTYLQSPLQFFLKHIANIKEPPSLSQEFEMNKLGTVIHNVMEDIFLPFKGKQEFTPTRILRGQIDRIEAYVTREIGIQYQIEIKEEKDLNSLQRIMLKIACEYVKMYLEYDIDNYKSFRIIELENDTDYILPFPLQINGEEHQVSLYGIIDRVDEVVTHDDRIISRIVDYKTGGDSILFKEIDQVFAPNTENKAMVQTLFYAYVFEQKTGRKQLEPHLYVARKMREEGTLFSGKEGILTDEFLAFQKENFIKFLRAYPTRDL, encoded by the coding sequence ATGCAGACAGCCTTTCTAAAATTAGTAGCAACAGATATTCAAAAGCGTTTTGGAAACGATCTGAGTGAGATTGCCATCGTCTTTAATAATAAACGGCCAATTACCTATCTCAAAAAACATCTTTCCGAAGTGTACGGACAGGCGATCTGGTCTCCTCAGTTTTTTACGATTCAGGAATTTTTTAGACGTTCGACCGATGATACCGAAGCCAGTCCTTTGACACAATTTTTCCACCTTTTTAATATCCATAATGAGTTATTGGTGATTGAAGGAAAACAGCCAGAAACCTTGGAAGAGTTTTATCCAATTGCCGAAATAATACTGAGTGACTTCGGCCAGCTCGATTACGACCTTGTTCCTATTGAGCAGATCTATCTTGAACTTTATGACAACACGAAAATCGACATTGCATTTCAACATCTAACCCAAGAACAGCAAGAGTTTATCCGTCAATTTTGGCAGTCTTTTTCCATTGCTGGACATAGTGGCGTACAAGAGCGCTTTCTGCAACTTTGGAAAAGACTACCTGTATTATATAGTCGATTTAAGGAAAAGCTTAAAGCAGAAGGACAAACCAACTATCCAACCATTTACCGCGATCTAGCTGAAGGCAAGGCTACATATCAGCAGTTTGCATCATCCTATCAACATATCCTTTTTGTCGGTTTTAATGCTTTAAACAAAGTCGAAGCAAAATTATTTAGGCAATGGCAAGAGGAAGGCCGCGCGCTATTTTACTTCGATGCTGATGCCTATTACCTGGAAGACACCATGCAGGAGGCCGGGCTATTTATTCGTCGAAATATTTTCCAAACAGGCTTGGTCAATGCCCTCGGCGATAGCCCGAATATTATTGGCAATAGAACCTCAACCGTAAATCTATATGCTAGCACCGGCAAGATCAGCCAAACAAAATTACTGCACGACATCCTCGAACAGCACAAGAATATGGAGCAGACCTCCGCTATTCTTCTAGCAGATGAAAATCTACTGGTTCCTTTACTGCAAAGTTTACCAGATGTAAAACCTAATATCACTACGGGTTACCCCTTGACGCAGTCTCCTATTTATGGCTTACTGGATCTATGGATGGAGGTACATTTGGAGATATCACAGTTTAAAAGACGGAAACTTTCCTATCAAATCATAGAGACCTTCATAAATCATCCGCTGAGTATGGTTTCCTTAGCAGACAAACTTCAGATTCAGAAAGAGATTGCCGACAAACAACTCTTCGAAATCACATTGGAAGAGCTTCATTTCAAAAGCTCCTTACCACAATTTTTTGTACCTATCGAAAATTCAGCTCATTTGGTACCTGCGCTCATCCTGCTCGTCGATGATTTGTTACATAGCATCTCATCTCAAGACCGTATCCGCCAAATTGACAACAATCTCCTAATCGAAACAAAAAAAACCTTGAACCAGCTCTTACTGGGCTTTGAAACTGTTGCCCCATTAAGTATCAGCTTCCAGATCGGTTTGATAAAAAAAGCCATTGCTCCAATAAATTCCGCCATAGAAGGGGATCCACTCGAAGGCATACAAATCATGGGGCTCTTGGAAAGCCGTTGCTTAAATTTTGACAACATCTATATCCTGGGCGCTAATGAGGGCATCCTACCCAAAACCTCCAATTCACCCACCTTTATACCCAATAGCCTCAGGAGCGCGTATGGTCTTCCTATATTGGAAAATCAGAATGCCCTATCGGCCTATTTGTTTTATCGGCATTTTCAATACAGTGAGGGAATACATATTTTCTACAATGGTTTAGTTGATGAAAGCTCCACTGGTGAAGAAAGCCGGTTTATCAAACAGCTAGAATTTGAAAGCAAATTTCAGTTTGACCGAAAAGTTCAACAACAGCCCATCCAATTTGCAGATAAAGCGCAAGAGATCGTTATCCAAAAGCGTGGCGAAATATGGAAAAAAATGTACGAGGACTTTATCGTTAACCAGAAAAAGATATCGGCGACCGCACTGACGACATACCTGCAATCTCCATTACAGTTTTTCCTAAAACATATTGCCAACATCAAAGAGCCACCTTCACTGTCTCAGGAATTTGAAATGAATAAGCTCGGAACAGTCATCCATAATGTCATGGAGGATATATTCCTACCCTTCAAGGGAAAACAGGAGTTTACACCAACACGTATTCTTCGAGGGCAGATAGACCGTATCGAGGCATATGTGACCCGAGAAATAGGCATTCAATATCAGATCGAAATAAAAGAAGAAAAGGACTTAAATAGCTTGCAGCGGATCATGCTGAAAATTGCCTGCGAGTATGTCAAAATGTATCTCGAATATGACATCGATAACTATAAATCATTTCGGATTATTGAACTTGAGAACGATACCGATTATATCTTGCCATTCCCGCTACAGATCAATGGAGAAGAACATCAAGTCTCACTATATGGTATTATCGACCGTGTAGATGAGGTGGTAACCCACGACGACCGTATTATCAGCAGAATTGTCGATTACAAAACGGGCGGAGATTCGATCCTATTCAAAGAAATCGATCAGGTATTTGCTCCCAATACCGAAAATAAGGCCATGGTGCAGACGCTATTTTATGCCTATGTATTTGAACAGAAAACAGGAAGAAAACAACTTGAACCTCATCTCTACGTTGCGCGCAAAATGCGGGAAGAGGGAACCTTATTCAGCGGTAAAGAGGGAATATTGACCGATGAATTTCTCGCATTCCAAAAAGAGAATTTTATCAAATTCTTGCGCGCCTATCCTACAAGAGATCTTTAA